Proteins encoded within one genomic window of Trichoderma asperellum chromosome 2, complete sequence:
- a CDS encoding uncharacterized protein (EggNog:ENOG41~SECRETED:SignalP(1-19)~antiSMASH:Cluster_2.5~MEROPS:MER0000928): MKFHATALAIACAASSASAAVAQPRDTAETTSKGEEFSIPQIKNERWKGSSAPAAYIAALAKYSPTLPDHLKHAIKVNPGLRRKFGGLLNTGNQTGTGVATPSPGSDAEYVIPVQIGTPPQTLPLNLDTGSSDLWVFSTDTYPSQVDGQKIYKPNSSTTSKHLAGESWVIRYGDGSNANGIVYTDRVQIGNTFFANQAIESAINVSDDISDDDFSSGLLGAAFSGANTVRPDKQTTYLDNIKDQLVKPVFTANLKKGKPGNYNFGYINASEYTGNIQYAAINPGSPLWEISVSGYRIGSNETNYVSRVWNAIADTGTTLLLAPIDIVNAYYKQVNGSTMNSDYGMMMVPCNSALPDFVFGLGTYRGVIPGSYMNYGRINRTYCFGGIQSSADAPFAVLGDIVLKAQFAVFDMGNKVVGFANKPL; encoded by the exons ATGAAGTTCCACGCAACGGCCCTCGCCATCGCGTGTGCAGCAAGCTCTGCTTCAGCAGCAGTCGCCCAGCCGCGGGACACGGCCGAGACCACATCCAAAGGAGAGGAATTCTCCATCCCCCAAATAAAAAACGAGCGATGGAAAGGATCCAGTGCTCCGGCTGCCTATATTGCAGCTTTGGCAAAGTATAGCCCTACGTTACCCGACCACCTGAAGCACGCAATAAAGGTCAATCCGGGCCTTCGCCGGAAGTTTGGCGGACTTCTTAATACCG GAAATCAAACGGGCACTGGTGTCGCGACGCCTTCTCCAGGATCAGATGCAGAATATGTGATTCCCGTCCAGATCGGCACACCTCCTCAAACACTCCCCCTAAACTTGGACACTGGCTCGTCAGATCT CTGGGTCTTTTCAACAGACACATATCCGTCCCAAGTCGATGGccagaaaatatataagccAAATTCCTCCACCACGTCCAAACACTTGGCTGGAGAATCCTGGGTCATCCGATACGGCGACGGCTCCAACGCCAACGGCATCGTCTACACGGACCGCGTGCAGATCGGAAACACCTTCTTCGCCAATCAGGCCATCGAGTCCGCAATCAATGTCTCCGACGACATTAGCGACGACGACTTCTCGTCCGGCCTCCTCGGTGCCGCCTTCAGTGGCGCCAACACGGTACGCCCAGACAAGCAGACGACGTATCTCGACAACATCAAGGACCAGCTCGTGAAGCCCGTCTTCACCGCCAAcctgaagaagggcaagccTGGCAACTACAACTTTGGCTACATCAATGCCTCCGAGTACACGGGCAACATCCAGTATGCCGCCATCAATCCGGGGTCTCCTCTCTGGGAGATTTCCGTCTCGGGCTACCGCATCGGCAGCAACGAGACCAACTACGTCTCCCGAGTCTGGAACGCCATCGCCGATACGGGCACTACCCTGCTCCTCGCACCAATCGACATTGTCAACGCCTATTACAAGCAGGTCAACGGCTCGACGATGAACAGTGACTATGGAATGATGATGGTGCCTTGCAACTCAGCCCTGCCCGACTTTGTTTTCGGACTAGGCACTTACCGAGGCGTCATCCCGGGCTCATATATGAACTATGGAAGAATCAACAGGACGTATTGCTTTGGGGGAATCCAGTCCTCTGCGGACGCACCCTTTGCAGTGCTGGGAGACATTGTCTTGAAGGCTCAGTTTGCCGTCTTTGATATGGGCAATAAGGTTGTGGGATTCGCAAACAAGCCTCTGTAA
- a CDS encoding uncharacterized protein (EggNog:ENOG41) — MPPKVTTSENENEAGAQGIDIKRDTQFIKLIKSSGTVLKRFLESGINLISMTARHSGSATQATSGSMMSADNSAAASDALSKASDVIVSILQDHMRELELLSLIAKVEPMRESRMNLSAENSNAFHTDNWDIIKKAIDYSVEAYNRNAATENDLFIKPTSSIRHIKAAIIEVVTLNGTPLIIVAIRGSLSLDDWLLNVNGNLAQSSSKILDSTSKYHRGFLRSFEDSEDEIAKGINEIKTKNSEARRLLFTGHSAGGALAQLYYNSSKNENSPIDNAIKGIYFTIP, encoded by the exons ATGCCGCCTAAAGTAACAACATCAGAGAATGAAAATGAAGCGGGAGCACAAGGTATTGATATCAAAAGAGACACTCAGTTTATAAAACTCATAAAATCAAGTGGAACGGTCCTAAAGCGATTCCTCGAGTCTGGTATTAACCTTATATCTATGACAGCCAGACATAGCGGCTCCGCAACACAAGCTACGTCTGGCTCTATGATGTCTGCAGATAATTCTGCAGCCGCATCTGATGCCCTGTCAAAGGCCTCGGATGTTATTGTTAGCATTCTGCAAGATC ATATGCGTGAACTTGAACTTCTCAGTCTTATAGCGAAAGTGGAGCCCATGAGAGAAAGCAGGATGAATTTATCAGCCGAAAACTCCAATGCCTTTCATAC TGATAATTGGGATATTATCAAGAAAGCAATTGACTATTCAGTGGAGGCTTACAATAGGAATGCAGCAACTGAAAACGACCTATTCATTAAGCCAACAAGTTCAATAAGACATATTAAAGCGGCAATTATTGAAGTTGTAACTCTAAACGGAACTCCTTTAATAATTGTAGCTATCCGTGGTTCTTTGAGTCTTGATGATTGGTTGCTCAATGTCAATGGGAATCTTGCCCAATCATCTTCAAAG ATCTTAGACTCAACTTCCAAATACCATCGCGGATTCCTTAGGTCTTTCGAAGATAGCGAAGATGAAATAGCAAAGGGTATCAACGAAATTAAAACCAAAAACTCAGAAGCGCGAAGACTTTTATTCACAGGCCATTCTGCTGGGGGGGCTTTGGcgcagctttattataactCGTCTAAGAATGAAAACTCGCCTATTGATAATGCcattaaaggtatttattttaccATCCCCTAG
- a CDS encoding uncharacterized protein (EggNog:ENOG41~antiSMASH:Cluster_2.5), which yields MTENADADEQVPVEDLTPEEASRIIHSHRKVRYGTACWPCRQRKVKCDNQQPCENCVKREHPQLCSYKPNRSSAGKHTATASHGRKRARSLSDGDDNVKAERQDSWPPAIGLSTNQEDAESVPDRYVGQNSIPALLGEQSPNDKDDGTNIRRDMRSILGLDTSAPFPLMSSSHLQRIARDIATELPSDREVMKLFRTYKEIPQPFWGFVIDIDELESDLMIYLEDRSRNASKTGRTSKPVTASWLAILFAVLAVGSQYHESPYHIRTKDSQKYIQISFHLLRLANFLLRPSFDSIQALLLTNFVLLNDMKAEASWALTGLTCRLAQSLGLHRPAIRGSRESSPLAAKSKEMIRRRLWWTCVWHDTLTSLSFDRSSMTNIPSCPIPQNIDGAIGNYTYLEMMYNLVEIISRRLNPDVMATASYEQIIENCDAVEELRKRGAPHMQDKEKCKTALDRLQFFAIHLHTSFVISVACRPALRRDCPFNPTQKQALSEKCRVNLTDTVKMFLAMHQLSVIPTRSWAFTYHGLSSALLLGLLSDTKSDPEVRQLQGDLIEALSATAAKDVSSPEAHVAKTDKDIELSGPLWRALTALKNIYDHGQVNMSSLKRDGDMSAVASGNRTPLLHLGLNGQGGYNAMISNPSFRPLPPGADPREDAAMAMAEMQNGSSMQDMSAMSYPPQMPGNLAMDGIPPIVDPMQFNAPMELYDSIWVESPPDPWNTGMDAFNFDFLAQPPPGQNHQQQYYF from the exons ATGACTGAAAATGCCGACGCAGACGAGCAGGTGCCAGTCGAAGATCTGACACCTGAAGAGGCGAGCCGCATCATCCACTCGCATCGGAAAGTTCGGTATG GGACCGCGTGTTGGCCGTGCCGTCAGCGCAAAGTCAAGTGTGACAACCAGCAGCCCTGCGAGAACTGCGTGAAGCGCGAACACCCTCAGCTGTGCTCTTATAAGCCCAATCGATCATCGGCGGGCAAGCACACTGCCACTGCTTCTCACGGTCGCAAGAGGGCGCGCTCACTCTCTGATGGAGATGACAATGTGAAAGCCGAGCGCCAGGACAGCTGGCCGCCGGCAATTG GCCTCTCCACCAATCAGGAAGATGCTGAATCAGTGCCTGATCGCTATGTTGGACAAAACAGCATACCGGCCTTACTCGGAGAGCAATCGCCAAATGACAAGGACGATGGAACCAACATTCGCCGGGACATGCGGTCCATCCTGGGGCTTGACACCTCAGCGCCTTTTCCTCTCATGTcgtcttctcatcttcaacgGATTGCTCGCGATATCGCCACCGAATTGCCGTCAGATAGAGAGGTCATGAA GCTGTTCCGTACTTACAAGGAGATTCCGCAACCATTCTGGGGCTTCGTTATCGACATCGATGAACTTGAATCCGATCTCATGATTTACTTGGAGGATCGATCTCGAAATGCTTCCAAGACTGGCAGAACATCAAAACCAGTGACGGCCTCCTGGCTTGCCATTCTCTTCGCAGTCTTGGCAGTTGGCTCCCAGTACCACGAATCGCCGTACCATATTCGCACCAAGGATTCGCAAAAGTACATACAAATCTCATTTCATTTACTCCGGCTAGCAAACTTTTTGTTAAG ACCATCGTTTGACTCAATCCAAGCATTGCTGTTGACCAACTTTGTTCTTCTCAATGACATGAAAGCGGAAGCATCATGGGCTCTTACGGGCCTTACATGCCGTCTCGCCCAGTCCTTGGGGCTTCATCGACCAGCAATTCGTGGCAGTCGCGAAAGCTCGCCCCTCGCCGCCAAGTCTAAGGAAATGATTCGACGCAGGTTATGGTGGACATGCGTCTGGCATGATACCTTGACATCTCTATCGTTTGATCG GAGTTCAATGACAAATATTCCGAGCTGTCCGATTCCTCAGAACATAGACGGGGCCATTGGAAACTATACGTACTTGGAAATGATGTACAATCTCGTCGAGATCATTTCGCGCCGCCTTAACCCTGATGTGATGGCTACCGCCAGTTACGAACAGATTATTGAAAACTGCGATGCGGTCGAAGAGCTTCGTAAACGTGGGGCACCCCATATGCAAGACAAGGAGAAATGTAAGACAGCGTTGGACCGTCTTCAATTCTTCGCCATCCACCTCCATACGTCCTTTGTTATATCTGTGGCGTGTCGGCCGGCGCTTCGAAGGGACTGCCCCTTTAACCCAACACAGAAGCAAGCTCTCTCAGAGAAATGCAGGGTCAACTTGACCGACACGGTGAAGATGTTCCTCGCCATGCATCAGCTTTCAGTGATTCCGACGCGAAGCTGGGCCTTTACTTACCACGGTCTATCGTCGGCTTTGCTGCTTGGCCTCCTTTCCGATACCAAGTCTGACCCTGAAGTGCGACAGCTCCAGGGAGACTTGATTGAGGCTCTTTCTGCGACTGCAGCCAAGGATGTCAGCTCCCCGGAGGCCCATGTCGCCAAGACAGACAAGGATATCGAGCTCTCGGGTCCCCTGTGGAGAGCGCTTACCGCACTCAAAAACATCTACGACCATGGACAAGTCAATATGTCGAGCCTCAAGCGAGATGGCGACATGTCTGCAGTCGCCAGCGGAAATCGAACTCCCTTGCTTCACCTTGGACTTAATGGCCAGGGCGGTTATAATGCCATGATCTCGAATCCTTCATTCCGCCCCTTGCCGCCGGGTGCAGATCCTCGCGAAGACGCGGCTATGGCTATGGCCGAGATGCAGAACGGCTCATCTATGCAGGACATGTCTGC GATGAGCTATCCTCCGCAAATGCCTGGCAATCTTGCTATGGATGGCATCCCACCTATTGTCGACCCGATGCAGTTTAATGCTCCCATGGAGCTCTACGACTCTATTTGGGTTG AATCCCCTCCTGACCCGTGGAACACCGGCATGGATGCTTTCAACTTTGACTTCTTGGCACAGCCGCCACCTGGTCAAaatcaccagcagcagtactatttttaa
- a CDS encoding uncharacterized protein (EggNog:ENOG41), whose product MEAIVDRSAFTSPAVKRHIHSKRGAIRRRGANYFIRSTAKRLAESPNLAYHQLAYPSNYPCLSGAKKACRKDGGPIEGPRPLRSQIENDLRQVIYSHASATKREHRVPRVSPRREADEGRELARSAVQLPSDAHRLVRRPSLEREEAFRVASTAKGKVHIRASPESEDAQVAELYHQGLLYDNEEQRPEEVFNLNSIQHEDPVYTIRPAKRGRKSKKGGKPALTLSFTDLGDYSAKASTTHLTTADDSNIGEAFPPLRVVYEKDTSNPSFDVETSQPPDLMMDDSLSDYDYFSDRELDDDVPSQTEILENANNPSAENWIMLG is encoded by the coding sequence ATGGAGGCCATCGTGGATCGCAGCGCCTTTACATCCCCTGCTGTCAAGCGCCATATCCATTCCAAGCGCGGTGCCATTCGACGTCGTGGTGCCAACTATTTCATAAGGTCTACCGCGAAGCGCTTGGCCGAATCTCCAAACCTCGCCTACCATCAGCTCGCCTACCCGTCCAACTATCCCTGCCTCTCCGGTGCCAAGAAGGCCTGCCGAAAGGACGGAGGCCCCATCGAGGGGCCTCGTCCTCTACGATCACAGATTGAGAATGATCTCCGTCAGGTCATCTACTCCCATGCTTCGGCAACCAAGCGAGAACACCGTGTGCCGAGGGTATCGCCTCGCAGAGAGGCAGACGAGGGCCGGGAGCTCGCCCGCAGCGCGGTTCAACTACCAAGTGATGCGCATCGGCTTGTGAGACGGCCTAGCTTGGAACGCGAAGAGGCTTTCCGCGTTGCAAGCACCGCCAAGGGCAAAGTTCACATCCGCGCCTCTCCCGAGAGCGAGGATGCGCAGGTTGCTGAGCTTTATCACCAGGGCCTGCTCTACGACAACGAGGAACAACGCCCCGAGGAAGTCTTCAACCTAAACAGCATCCAGCACGAGGACCCTGTGTATACCATCCGTCCTGCAAAGCGTGGCCGCAAGTCAAAGAAGGGTGGCAAGCCTGCTCTCACCCTCTCCTTTACCGACCTTGGCGACTACAGCGCCAAGGCCTCAACAACTCACCTTACAACCGCTGATGACTCAAATATCGGTGAAGCTTTCCCTCCTCTGAGGGTAGTCTACGAGAAGGACACATCAAATCCATCATTTGATGTGGAGACGTCTCAGCCTCCTGATTTGATGATGGACGATAGTCTCTCTGATTACGACTACTTCTCTGACCGCGAGCTTGACGACGATGTGCCTTCTCAAACTGAGATTTTGGAAAACGCAAACAACCCATCCGCAGAAAATTGGATTATGCTAGGTTGA
- a CDS encoding uncharacterized protein (EggNog:ENOG41~antiSMASH:Cluster_2.5), with translation MIVEYVPPRFQLTFANLQALDRQLNPQKLMATNVLVLGAGELGLAVLEALARHPKRNHCSITVALRQATLDSAAPDKKRLLQHIRALDVGFEAADVEQASASELAAIFARYDTVVSCTGMGLPAGTQTKLARAALEANADARVRYLPWQFGMDYDAIGAGSSQDLFDEQLGVRAMLRQQDAADWTIVSTGLFMSFLFVPDFGVVDLAARTVRGLGSWDTRITLTTPEDIGRATAEVVLDPRGIRNQCVYVAGDTLSYAQVGDLLDGRFGTRFRRELWDADELARQMRENPDSAMVKYRDTFAQGRGVAWGQEKTLNRARGMEMTDVKAYLEAMDASVMDE, from the coding sequence ATGATTGTCGAATATGTCCCTCCTCGCTTCCAACTCACCTTTGCCAATCTTCAGGCTTTGGACCGACAACTCAACCCGCAGAAACTAATGGCCACCAACGTCCTCGTCCTGGGCGCCGGCGAGCTTGGCCTGGCCGTGCTGGAGGCGCTCGCCAGACACCCCAAGCGCAACCACTGCAGCATCACCGTCGCGCTGCGCCAGGCCACGCTGGACTCTGCCGCGCCGGACAAGAAGAGGCTGTTACAGCATATCAGGGCGCTGGACGTGGGCTTCGAGGCCGCCGACGTGGAGCAGGCCTCTGCATCGGAGCTCGCCGCCATCTTTGCCAGATACGACACGGTTGTGTCCTGCACAGGCATGGGCTTGCCGGCCGGCACGCAGACCAAGCTGGCCCGGGCCGCGCTCGAGGCCAACGCGGACGCCCGCGTGCGATACCTGCCGTGGCAGTTTGGCATGGACTACGACGCCATCGGCGCGGGCAGCTCGCAGGACCTGTTCGACGAGCAGCTGGGCGTGCGGGCGATGCTGCGGCAGCAGGACGCCGCGGACTGGACCATCGTGTCGACGGGCCTCTTCATGAGCTTCCTCTTCGTGCCCGACTTTGGCGTCGTCGACCTCGCGGCCAGGACGGTGCGCGGCCTCGGCTCGTGGGACACGCGCATCACGCTGACCACGCCCGAGGACATTGGCCGGGCGACGGCCGAGGTGGTGCTGGACCCGCGCGGCATCCGCAACCAGTGCGTCTACGTGGCCGGCGACACGCTCTCGTACGCGCAGGTGGGCGATCTGCTGGACGGCCGCTTTGGCACGCGGTTCCGGCGCGAGCTTTGGGATGCTGACGAGCTGGCGAGGCAGATGCGCGAGAATCCGGACAGCGCCATGGTCAAGTACAGGGATACGTTTGCGCAGGGCAGGGGGGTTGCTTGGGGGCAGGAGAAGACGCTGAACAGGGCGCGggggatggagatgacggACGTGAAGGCGTATCTGGAGGCCATGGATGCATCTGTAATGGacgaatga
- a CDS encoding uncharacterized protein (BUSCO:EOG092D2BBJ~antiSMASH:Cluster_2.5): MDAADAVAASPAAPHQPPYQYTASQGYEQTEEVPRELLRQQNDAPLPVDGDDDDDLDDIFDDDDQIDDDEEWAADGDLTKTYNRQRQATDAGAAVPRSNAQKPKANTFASVDDQVSALSKHAVKIRLDSVKQDGERDKDKADRATSEQVLDQRTRMILLQMINRGVVSEVHGAISTGKEANVYGAVSHDDETGAATQRAIKVYKTAILVFKDRERYITGEHRFKGGFDKGNSRKMVKLWAEKEYRNLRRIYSAGIPCPEPLALKLHVLVMGFLGDRKGWAYPRLRDANLKGDDVDQQWQNLYVQLLGTMRRMYQICKLVHADLSEYNILYHNGKLYIIDVSQSVEPDHPRSLEFLRMDIKNVGDFFRRKGVDTLPDRAIFNFITVPEGPVEEPAMGEAIAKLYETRQSATNDEEAAAEEVDTEVFRNQYIPQTLEQVYDIEKDVKRLGLGEGNELVYSKLLADQVVAPKAEGDDKNADEEDDSEDESGEGASLGDDDDDESADDESRFEKGRPRGRKFEDKDEKKLHKQAVKEAKREKRQEKMPKHLKKKLVSSTSRKTKK, translated from the exons ATGGACGCTGCAGACGCTGTCGCAGCCTCTCCAGCGGCGCCTCACCAGCCACCATACCAGTACACCGCGAGCCAGGGTTACGAGCAGACTGAGGAGGTGCCCCGCGAATTGCTGAGGCAACAGAACGATGCCCCGCTGCCCgtggacggcgacgacgacgacgacctcGACGACATtttcgacgacgacgaccagatcgacgacgacgaggaatgGGCCGCTGACGGCGACCTGACCAAGACGTACAACCGCCAGAGACAGGCCACCGACGCCGGCGCCGCCGTGCCGCGGTCCAATGCGCAGAAGCCCAAGGCCAACACCTTTGCCAGTGTCGACGACCAGGTCTCGGCGCTGTCCAAGCACGCCGTCAAGATCCGCCTCGACTCCGTCAAGCAGGATGGCGAGCgggacaaggacaaggccgACCGCGCCACCAGCGAGCAGGTGCTGGACCAGCGCACGCGCATGATCCTGCTGCAGATGATCAACCGCGGCGTCGTCAGCGAGGTCCACGGCGCCATCAGCACGGGCAAAGAGGCAAACGTCTACGGCGCGGTGTCGCACGACGACGAGACGGGCGCGGCCACCCAGCGGGCCATCAAGGTGTACAAGACGGCCATCTTGGTGTTCAAGGACAGAGAGCGCTACATCACGGGCGAGCACCGCTTCAAGGGCGGCTTCGACAAGGGCAACAGCCGCAAGATGGTTAAGCTGTGGGCCGAGAAGGAGTATCGAAACCTGCGGAGGATATACAGCGCCGGCATTCCCTGTCCGGAGCCGCTGGCCTTGAAGCTGCATGTGCTTGTCATGGGCTTTTTGGGCGACAGGAAGGGCTGGGCGTATCCTCGACTGCGAGATGCAAACTTGAAGGGCGACGATGTGGATCAGCAGTGGCAGAATCTCTATGTGCAGCTTTTGGGCACGATGCGGCGCATGTACCAGATCTGCAAGCTGGTGCATGCTGATTTGAGCGAGTACAATATTCTCTACCACAATGGCAAGCTGTACATCATTGATGTGTCGCAGAGTGTGGAGCCCGATCACCCCCGATCCCTGGAGTTTCTGCGTATGGATATCAAGAACGTGGGCGACTTCTTCCGTCGCAAGGGCGTGGACACGCTGCCGGACCGAGCCATTTTCAACTTCATCACCGTGCCTGAAGGGCCGGTAGAGGAGCCTGCTATGGGCGAAGCGATTGCGAAGCTCTACGAGACGCGGCAGTCTGCCACCAACGAcgaggaggctgctgctgaagaggtcGACACAGAGGTCTTCCGAAATCAATACATCCCGCAGACGCTGGAGCAGGTCTATGACATTGAGAAGGATGTCAAGAGACTTGGTCTGGGAGAGGGCAACGAGTTGGTGTACAGCAAGCTGCTGGCCGACCAGGTTGTCGCTCCCAAGGCGGAAGGGGACGACAAAAATgcggacgaagaggatgattcAGAGGACGAGTCTGGAGAGGGAGCTTCTcttggcgacgatgatgatgacgagtcTGCGGATGACGAGAGCCGGTTTGAGAAGGGAAGGCCTAGAGGTCGCAAATTCGAGGAcaaggacgagaagaag CTACATAAACAGGCTGTCAAGGAAGCAAAGCGCGAGAAACGACAGGAAAAGATGCCAAAGcatctgaagaagaagctcgttTCTAGCACGTcaagaaaaacgaaaaaataa